In one window of Nakamurella alba DNA:
- a CDS encoding DUF1800 domain-containing protein, whose product MSAPTLTAGAPAAATAAPTPLVAAGAVPSRPTRSQAFHLLSRFSYGATTATLNYVTKYGAEAWWNDQVSRGKLYPGYSASPRVAATGTLLNKTPAQVRAWQKSNGNEYGWDLMNQVTRVTLGLQAFSNSQLYETVVDFFANHLNVANHADDQTWVRHTMDRDVIRKHAFGTFTDMLLASARNPAMLSYLNLADSTKSMINENYGRELLELHTVGIGAGYNEAMVKASSKVLTGRTLERDQSKATYMTYVYKPERHWTGRVTILGWTHPNTNAADGQAVGDSYLRYLAKHPSTAKNLARKLCIRFVSDTPSQALIDSVAAAYTANGTAILPTVRAIFTSAEFWASAYKKVRRPAENLYATLRILDGRMGSDPVKTLDTLWWMTRTMGNVPLEWAPPNGYPDVAGAWRSSSNLLSMWQYHRGLAQNWWKEAFVVPPTTALYPATRPRTSGEAIRVLNVRLLGNETSATQQAALQEFLGEPASTLLDNSMLRWYLDHLVPLILDGPRHGRR is encoded by the coding sequence ATGTCCGCACCAACGCTCACCGCGGGAGCACCGGCCGCCGCCACCGCGGCGCCCACACCGCTCGTCGCCGCCGGCGCGGTCCCGTCCCGGCCCACCCGCAGCCAGGCCTTCCACCTGCTGTCCCGCTTCTCCTACGGGGCGACGACGGCCACCCTGAACTACGTCACGAAGTACGGCGCCGAGGCGTGGTGGAACGACCAGGTCAGCCGGGGGAAGCTCTATCCCGGGTACAGCGCCTCCCCCCGCGTCGCCGCGACCGGCACCCTGCTGAACAAGACCCCGGCGCAGGTCCGGGCCTGGCAGAAGTCCAACGGCAACGAGTACGGCTGGGACCTGATGAACCAGGTGACCCGGGTGACCCTCGGACTGCAGGCGTTCAGCAACTCGCAGCTCTACGAGACCGTCGTCGACTTCTTCGCCAACCACCTCAATGTCGCCAACCACGCCGACGACCAGACCTGGGTCCGGCACACCATGGACCGCGACGTGATCCGCAAGCACGCGTTCGGCACCTTCACCGACATGTTGCTGGCCTCCGCCCGGAACCCGGCGATGCTCTCGTACCTCAACCTCGCCGACTCGACGAAGTCGATGATCAACGAGAACTACGGCCGCGAGCTGCTGGAGCTGCACACCGTCGGGATCGGTGCCGGCTACAACGAGGCGATGGTCAAGGCGTCGTCGAAGGTGCTCACCGGCCGCACCCTGGAGCGCGACCAGTCCAAGGCCACCTACATGACCTACGTCTACAAGCCGGAACGGCACTGGACCGGCCGGGTCACCATCCTGGGCTGGACCCACCCGAACACCAACGCCGCCGACGGCCAGGCGGTGGGCGACTCCTACCTGCGGTACCTCGCCAAGCACCCGTCGACGGCGAAGAACCTGGCCCGCAAGCTGTGCATCCGGTTCGTCTCCGACACCCCGTCGCAGGCGTTGATCGACAGCGTGGCGGCCGCCTACACCGCCAACGGCACCGCGATCCTGCCGACGGTGCGGGCGATCTTCACCTCCGCGGAGTTCTGGGCCTCTGCCTACAAGAAGGTGCGCCGGCCGGCCGAGAACCTCTACGCCACCCTGCGCATCCTCGACGGGCGGATGGGGTCCGACCCGGTCAAGACCCTGGACACCCTGTGGTGGATGACCCGCACGATGGGCAATGTGCCGCTGGAGTGGGCACCGCCCAACGGGTACCCGGACGTGGCCGGGGCCTGGCGTTCCTCCTCGAACCTGCTGTCGATGTGGCAGTACCACCGCGGTCTCGCGCAGAACTGGTGGAAAGAGGCGTTCGTCGTGCCACCGACCACCGCGCTCTACCCGGCGACCCGGCCGCGCACCAGCGGCGAGGCCATCCGGGTGCTCAACGTCCGACTGCTGGGGAACGAGACCTCCGCGACGCAGCAGGCGGCGCTGCAGGAGTTCCTCGGCGAGCCCGCCTCCACCCTGCTCGACAACTCCATGCTGCGCTGGTATCTCGACCACCTGGTGCCGCTGATCCTCGACGGCCCACGGCATGGTCGTCGATGA
- a CDS encoding bifunctional lysylphosphatidylglycerol flippase/synthetase MprF, translating into MTEVDDPAGGRGEGQTAAPGTAPDQVASPKSTAPSTAPATKTAATKTAASTAAAATVPAAASAPVPTAPRTLPPILTLARRIPFTATYVVITVVLSVVLGTLWSPVEDKSWYDVVAYGLPAFEDGRWYTLVLGNFFALYPVYYLFVAGAFALLTGFAEWKLGTKRTIVLTVVYQFAAVLLVALFFLIFRNADWEWVAQRATETDVGFSAGMLAVLGVASAAVRPPWRLRLRLAIWVYVIFSIMFVGQMADAEHLVAVALSLPFSTRLAGPRGIRARALPTRHELRMLAAIGVLFTAASQLVGELLPDRLTPFGPTDDDPETWWYLAINLVVALLIANGLRRGYRLAWWVALIQVSIPLVLSVLVVLLVIVLAFIPGAETQIDAIPQFAANAVLSAAFFLLLLLGRRAFQVPRRSKRRLAISTSHPGVARDLLQRWGGDTISWMTTWPENRHMITEDGQSYLAFRRHAGVAVALGDPVGPPESTAATIQAFVGLCDRAALVPYIFSCTARTAEITDALGWQSAQVAEDNLIDLPQLEFKGKKWQDIRTALNKAPKEGITFSMLTLAEQSWTLVNQVEKLSEEWLGDKELPEMGFTLGGMTEALDPLVKVGLAIGEDGTVHGVTSWMPVYAGDGKVAGWTLDLMRRKDGGFRSTMEFLIASSCLWFKADGAQFLSLSGAPLARSAGGDRQETAVEKFLDTLGEQLEPVYGFRSLHSFKSKFQPRLSPMYMVYRDEADLPRIGIAITKAYLPDSGIRDLIALARH; encoded by the coding sequence GTGACGGAAGTGGACGACCCGGCCGGCGGACGGGGCGAGGGGCAGACGGCGGCACCGGGGACGGCACCGGACCAAGTGGCGTCGCCGAAGTCCACCGCCCCCTCCACGGCCCCTGCGACGAAGACTGCTGCGACGAAGACTGCTGCGTCGACGGCCGCTGCGGCCACGGTCCCGGCTGCCGCGTCCGCCCCGGTGCCGACCGCACCGCGCACCCTGCCGCCGATCCTCACTCTGGCCCGGCGGATCCCCTTCACCGCCACCTATGTCGTCATCACCGTCGTGCTCTCCGTGGTACTGGGCACCCTGTGGTCGCCGGTGGAGGACAAGTCCTGGTACGACGTCGTCGCCTACGGGCTGCCGGCCTTCGAGGACGGCCGCTGGTACACCCTGGTCCTCGGCAACTTCTTCGCTCTCTACCCCGTCTACTACCTCTTCGTCGCGGGTGCCTTCGCCCTCCTCACCGGGTTCGCCGAATGGAAGCTCGGCACCAAGCGCACCATCGTGCTGACCGTCGTCTACCAGTTCGCCGCGGTGCTGCTGGTCGCACTGTTCTTCCTGATCTTCCGCAACGCCGACTGGGAATGGGTCGCCCAGCGCGCGACCGAGACCGACGTGGGGTTCTCCGCGGGCATGCTCGCCGTCCTCGGCGTCGCGTCGGCGGCGGTCCGCCCGCCGTGGCGGCTGCGGCTGCGGCTGGCCATCTGGGTCTACGTGATCTTCTCCATCATGTTCGTCGGCCAGATGGCCGACGCCGAGCACCTGGTGGCCGTCGCGCTGAGCCTGCCGTTCTCCACCCGGCTGGCCGGTCCGCGGGGGATCCGGGCCCGGGCCCTGCCCACGCGGCACGAGCTGCGGATGCTGGCCGCGATCGGTGTGCTGTTCACCGCCGCCTCCCAGTTGGTCGGCGAACTGCTGCCCGACCGGCTGACGCCCTTCGGGCCGACCGATGACGACCCCGAGACCTGGTGGTACCTCGCGATCAACCTGGTCGTCGCCCTGCTCATCGCCAACGGACTGCGCCGCGGCTACCGGCTGGCCTGGTGGGTCGCGCTCATCCAGGTGTCGATCCCGCTGGTGCTCAGTGTGCTCGTGGTCCTGCTGGTCATCGTGCTGGCGTTCATCCCCGGCGCCGAGACACAGATCGACGCGATCCCGCAGTTCGCCGCGAATGCCGTGCTCTCCGCGGCCTTCTTCCTGCTGCTGCTGCTCGGCCGACGCGCGTTCCAGGTGCCGCGGCGCAGCAAACGCCGGCTGGCCATCAGCACCTCGCACCCCGGGGTGGCCAGGGACCTGCTGCAGCGCTGGGGCGGCGACACCATCTCCTGGATGACCACCTGGCCGGAGAACCGGCACATGATCACCGAGGACGGCCAGAGCTACCTCGCCTTCCGCCGGCATGCCGGGGTCGCGGTGGCGCTCGGGGATCCGGTCGGCCCGCCGGAATCCACCGCCGCCACCATCCAGGCCTTCGTCGGGCTGTGCGACCGCGCCGCGCTGGTGCCGTACATCTTCTCCTGCACTGCCCGGACCGCCGAGATCACCGACGCGCTCGGCTGGCAGAGCGCGCAGGTGGCCGAGGACAACCTGATCGACCTGCCGCAGCTCGAGTTCAAGGGCAAGAAGTGGCAGGACATCCGGACCGCGCTGAACAAGGCGCCGAAGGAGGGCATCACCTTCAGCATGCTCACCCTCGCCGAGCAGTCCTGGACGCTGGTGAACCAGGTCGAGAAGCTCTCCGAGGAATGGCTCGGCGACAAGGAACTGCCGGAGATGGGCTTCACCCTCGGCGGGATGACCGAGGCCCTCGACCCACTGGTCAAGGTCGGGCTGGCCATCGGCGAGGACGGCACCGTGCACGGGGTGACCTCCTGGATGCCGGTGTACGCCGGCGACGGGAAGGTCGCCGGGTGGACCCTGGACCTGATGCGCCGCAAGGACGGTGGCTTCCGGTCGACCATGGAGTTCCTGATCGCCTCGTCCTGCTTGTGGTTCAAGGCCGACGGTGCCCAGTTCCTCTCGCTCTCCGGCGCACCGCTGGCCCGGTCCGCCGGCGGCGACCGCCAGGAGACCGCGGTCGAGAAGTTCCTCGACACCCTGGGGGAGCAGCTCGAGCCGGTCTACGGGTTCCGCTCCCTGCACTCCTTCAAGAGCAAGTTCCAGCCCCGGCTCTCGCCGATGTACATGGTCTACCGCGACGAGGCCGACCTGCCCCGCATCGGCATCGCCATCACCAAGGCCTACCTCCCCGACTCCGGCATCCGCGACCTCATCGCCCTCGCAAGACACTGA
- a CDS encoding acyl-CoA dehydrogenase family protein, which produces MSREIAALRSPRTIYGPEHEQFRAAFRSFLQREALPHRERWLADGIIDRDFWKKAAADGFVAFTAPERFGGLGIDDFRFNAVIDEEVAYLGAATDAFQLTNDIVGPYFWDLASPEQQERWLPGIVDGSTVPAIAMTEPGTGSDLRGIRSTATRTDGGWLVNGSKTFITSGIQADLIIVAAKVVDPEINGIGLFVVDATTPGFRRGRKLDKVGRQAQDTAELFFDDVLVPDADVLGEAGRGLPLLMGNLAQERLAMAVSAIADAEQALQDTLEYVSTRTAFGAPVGTFQANRFSMADMVTEVRIGRVYVDDCIERQSRKALPDAEAAGAKYWATELQWRVLDRCLQLHGGYGYMNEYDIARRWRDARVQRIYGGTSEIMQEIVGRSIGL; this is translated from the coding sequence GTGAGTCGGGAGATCGCCGCGCTGCGCAGCCCGCGCACCATCTACGGCCCCGAGCACGAGCAGTTCCGGGCGGCCTTCCGCAGCTTCCTGCAGCGCGAGGCGCTGCCGCACCGGGAGCGGTGGCTGGCCGACGGCATCATCGACCGCGACTTCTGGAAGAAGGCTGCGGCCGACGGATTCGTGGCGTTCACCGCCCCGGAGCGGTTCGGCGGCCTGGGTATCGACGACTTCCGGTTCAACGCCGTCATCGACGAGGAGGTCGCCTACCTGGGCGCCGCCACCGATGCGTTCCAACTGACCAACGACATCGTCGGCCCGTACTTCTGGGACCTGGCCTCGCCGGAGCAGCAGGAGCGCTGGCTGCCCGGGATCGTCGACGGCAGCACCGTGCCGGCGATCGCGATGACCGAACCCGGCACCGGATCGGACCTCCGTGGGATCCGCAGCACCGCCACCCGGACCGACGGCGGCTGGCTGGTCAACGGGTCCAAGACCTTCATCACCAGCGGGATCCAGGCGGACCTGATCATCGTCGCGGCGAAGGTCGTCGATCCGGAGATCAACGGGATCGGACTGTTCGTGGTGGACGCCACCACCCCCGGGTTCCGGCGCGGCCGCAAACTGGACAAGGTCGGCCGGCAGGCGCAGGACACCGCGGAGCTGTTCTTCGACGACGTGCTCGTCCCGGACGCCGATGTGCTGGGCGAGGCAGGCCGCGGATTGCCTTTGCTGATGGGCAATCTCGCGCAGGAGCGACTGGCGATGGCGGTGTCCGCGATCGCCGATGCGGAGCAGGCGCTGCAGGACACGCTCGAGTACGTGTCCACGCGGACCGCATTCGGCGCGCCGGTGGGCACCTTCCAGGCGAACCGGTTCTCGATGGCCGACATGGTGACCGAGGTCCGGATCGGGCGGGTCTACGTCGACGACTGCATCGAGCGGCAGAGCCGGAAGGCGTTGCCGGACGCCGAGGCGGCGGGCGCCAAGTACTGGGCGACCGAGCTGCAGTGGCGGGTGCTGGACCGGTGCCTGCAGCTGCACGGCGGGTACGGCTACATGAACGAGTACGACATCGCCCGCCGCTGGCGGGATGCGAGGGTCCAGCGCATCTACGGCGGGACCTCCGAGATCATGCAGGAGATCGTCGGGCGCTCGATCGGCCTGTGA
- a CDS encoding SIMPL domain-containing protein — MSRTARIRTVVVASGIATALLTAAGCSTGTAAAGAPAGATATVTSSGTAPGGGSTADRRVITATGVGIVTGTPDTFTLQLGVATSGATAKGAMESNAEKATALIAQLKAGGVLPEDLQTSQLSVQPVYDKEGRTVTGYRVSNMVTATVHDITAAGDLIDAAQSAAGDAIRVDGISFSIDDDSELKAAARADAVRQAQAQAQQMAEAAGVPLGAVASITEAPRTVSPYPMGYAASASDSAMSMPVEAGSQELSVTVQVVYLIG, encoded by the coding sequence ATGAGCCGTACCGCAAGGATCCGCACCGTCGTCGTGGCGTCCGGGATCGCCACCGCACTGCTGACCGCCGCCGGGTGTTCGACCGGCACCGCCGCCGCCGGCGCCCCGGCAGGGGCGACGGCCACCGTCACGTCGTCGGGCACCGCGCCCGGTGGCGGCAGCACCGCCGACCGTCGGGTGATCACCGCGACCGGGGTCGGCATCGTCACCGGCACGCCGGACACCTTCACCCTGCAACTCGGTGTCGCGACCAGTGGCGCCACGGCCAAGGGTGCGATGGAGTCGAACGCGGAGAAGGCGACCGCGCTGATCGCCCAGCTCAAGGCCGGCGGTGTGCTGCCCGAGGATCTGCAGACCAGCCAGTTGTCGGTGCAGCCGGTGTACGACAAGGAGGGCCGGACGGTCACCGGGTACCGGGTGAGCAACATGGTCACCGCCACCGTGCACGACATCACGGCCGCCGGCGACCTCATCGACGCCGCGCAGTCCGCCGCGGGCGACGCCATCCGGGTCGACGGCATCTCCTTCTCGATCGACGACGACAGCGAGCTCAAGGCGGCCGCCCGGGCCGATGCCGTCCGGCAGGCGCAGGCCCAGGCCCAGCAGATGGCCGAGGCAGCCGGCGTCCCGCTGGGCGCCGTCGCCTCCATCACCGAGGCCCCGCGCACGGTCTCCCCCTACCCCATGGGCTACGCAGCGTCGGCCTCCGACTCCGCCATGTCCATGCCCGTCGAGGCCGGCAGCCAGGAACTCAGCGTCACCGTCCAGGTGGTGTATTTGATCGGGTGA
- a CDS encoding DUF1501 domain-containing protein, with amino-acid sequence MNTPENPALARQLQAHADQVSADLVCQEQQWSGKWTRRRMIKGIGMAGVAALGTQLVTTKVSFAATGASNGNTLIVVFLRGGADGLRMLVPAGSALGGDYLRTVRGPLVQQNSDLLTLAGAPGWALNKGFSSLMPFWNSGEMTFVPAVSAAGVTRSHFQAQQQLERGGSSAPSGWLDRTLTALGPGTTFRAVSRGYASPASMSGNEQKLSMSSLANFSFPGWDGVRDASMKAISTLYRGDVSVLGQDVPVTMKALGTAEQARKNSTPANGAVYPSGDFSGALADLATMLKSEVGLQVATVDVGGWDTHTNEAGDLDGLVTAASTALAAFLKDLGPTRRKRVTVAVMTEFGRRVQMNASNGTDHGTGSLMFLLGGGLRRSAVAGAWQPLSAGTLQDGDVPVRNQAFDVLGELIQKRLGVGTLGTVFPGFQPRPLDLATAS; translated from the coding sequence ATGAACACGCCCGAGAACCCTGCCCTCGCACGGCAACTGCAGGCCCACGCCGACCAGGTGAGCGCCGACCTGGTGTGCCAGGAGCAGCAGTGGTCCGGCAAGTGGACCCGGCGACGGATGATCAAGGGCATCGGCATGGCCGGCGTCGCCGCCCTGGGCACCCAGCTGGTGACCACGAAGGTGAGCTTCGCCGCCACCGGCGCCTCCAACGGCAACACGCTGATCGTGGTGTTCCTGCGCGGCGGCGCCGACGGCCTGCGGATGCTGGTCCCGGCCGGCAGCGCACTCGGCGGCGACTACCTGCGCACCGTCCGCGGCCCGCTGGTGCAGCAGAACAGCGACCTGCTCACCCTGGCCGGCGCCCCGGGATGGGCCCTCAACAAGGGCTTCTCGTCGTTGATGCCGTTCTGGAACAGCGGAGAGATGACCTTCGTCCCCGCTGTGTCGGCGGCCGGGGTGACCCGCAGCCACTTCCAGGCGCAGCAGCAGCTGGAGCGCGGCGGCAGTTCGGCGCCCAGCGGCTGGCTGGACCGCACACTGACCGCACTCGGGCCGGGTACCACGTTCCGCGCGGTCTCCCGCGGCTACGCCTCGCCGGCCTCGATGTCGGGCAACGAGCAGAAGCTGAGCATGAGCTCGCTGGCGAACTTCTCGTTCCCCGGGTGGGACGGCGTCCGGGACGCCAGCATGAAGGCGATCTCCACGCTCTACCGCGGCGACGTCTCGGTCCTCGGGCAGGACGTCCCGGTCACCATGAAGGCGCTCGGGACTGCGGAGCAGGCCCGCAAGAACAGCACCCCGGCCAATGGCGCGGTGTACCCGTCGGGCGACTTCTCCGGTGCCCTGGCCGATCTCGCGACCATGCTGAAGTCCGAGGTCGGGCTGCAGGTGGCCACCGTCGACGTCGGCGGGTGGGACACCCACACCAACGAGGCGGGCGATCTCGACGGACTGGTCACCGCCGCCTCGACGGCGCTGGCCGCCTTCCTCAAGGATCTGGGGCCCACCCGGCGGAAGCGGGTGACCGTCGCGGTGATGACCGAGTTCGGCCGCCGGGTGCAGATGAACGCCTCCAACGGCACGGACCACGGCACCGGGTCGCTGATGTTCCTGCTCGGCGGGGGACTGCGCCGGTCCGCGGTCGCGGGTGCCTGGCAACCGCTCTCGGCCGGCACCCTGCAGGACGGCGACGTGCCGGTCCGGAACCAGGCCTTCGACGTGCTCGGCGAACTGATCCAGAAGCGGCTCGGGGTCGGAACCCTGGGCACCGTGTTCCCAGGGTTCCAACCCCGACCGTTGGATCTCGCCACCGCGTCCTGA
- a CDS encoding ScyD/ScyE family protein, with amino-acid sequence MRCTRALSVAALPVVLAASVLAAGPAGAAPAPAAPSPISSFSAKTMAGGLFSPLSFAVAPNGDAYVSQNFIGVLTKVSAKGGQKVVAGAPMGDEIGAVSFRNNTVYYYQGSQPAGTALLMRMPVGGTPTPLGDLGAHEATANPDQGTTYGFVGLNQDCLDQVDPSGPAGPPVYQGIVDSHPYASVATAAGVYVADAGGNDIVKVAYDGTVTTVAVLPPAAPITITADLAAGAGFPDCTVGAQYRFEGVPTDVEVGPGGWLYVTSLPGGPEDPSLGARGTVVRVNPATGAVQTVATGLVGPTGLAVDAATGVMLVAELFGGPTGRGQVSALLPSSGSTPATPVGALPVSSPAAVEIAGGAVYVSKDAFVSDATGAPQKIGKLVRVSVSGAAAAFRPAA; translated from the coding sequence TTGCGCTGTACCCGTGCACTCTCCGTCGCCGCCCTCCCCGTCGTGCTGGCCGCCTCGGTGCTCGCCGCCGGCCCGGCCGGCGCCGCCCCGGCACCCGCTGCCCCGTCGCCGATCTCGTCGTTCTCGGCGAAGACGATGGCCGGCGGGCTGTTCTCCCCGCTGAGCTTCGCCGTCGCCCCGAACGGCGACGCCTACGTCTCGCAGAACTTCATCGGTGTGCTCACCAAGGTGTCGGCCAAGGGCGGGCAGAAGGTGGTGGCCGGTGCCCCGATGGGCGACGAGATCGGTGCCGTGTCGTTCCGGAACAACACGGTCTACTACTACCAGGGCTCCCAGCCGGCCGGCACGGCGCTGCTGATGCGCATGCCGGTGGGTGGGACACCCACCCCGCTGGGTGATCTCGGTGCGCACGAGGCCACCGCGAACCCGGACCAGGGCACCACCTACGGGTTCGTCGGCCTGAACCAGGACTGCCTGGACCAGGTCGATCCGTCCGGCCCGGCGGGACCGCCGGTGTACCAGGGCATCGTCGACAGCCACCCGTACGCCTCGGTGGCGACCGCCGCGGGCGTGTACGTCGCCGATGCCGGCGGCAACGACATCGTGAAGGTGGCCTACGACGGGACGGTGACCACGGTGGCCGTGCTGCCGCCGGCCGCACCGATCACGATCACCGCGGACCTCGCCGCCGGCGCGGGCTTCCCGGACTGCACGGTCGGCGCGCAGTACCGGTTCGAGGGTGTGCCCACCGATGTCGAGGTCGGACCCGGCGGCTGGCTCTACGTCACCTCACTGCCGGGCGGCCCGGAGGACCCGAGCCTGGGCGCCCGTGGCACCGTCGTCCGGGTCAACCCGGCCACCGGTGCGGTACAGACAGTGGCCACCGGGCTGGTCGGGCCGACCGGATTGGCCGTGGACGCGGCAACCGGCGTGATGCTGGTGGCAGAGCTCTTCGGCGGACCCACCGGGCGCGGCCAGGTCTCGGCGCTGCTGCCGTCGTCGGGCAGCACCCCGGCCACGCCGGTCGGTGCGCTCCCGGTCAGTTCGCCGGCGGCGGTCGAGATCGCCGGCGGTGCGGTCTACGTCAGCAAGGACGCGTTCGTCTCCGATGCGACCGGGGCGCCGCAGAAGATCGGGAAGCTGGTCAGGGTCAGCGTGTCCGGCGCGGCCGCGGCCTTCCGCCCGGCGGCCTGA
- a CDS encoding TetR family transcriptional regulator, whose translation MGGIVQDNDGTAGDAAGWRDSITTPLSPILTAALEAFNENGYHGTSVRDIAGRVGVTVPVLYYYHDNKEGILTALLDAGISHVNLLAAQALEDAGTDPDARFLTLVECLVLYMSTTGRLAHLDAEVRSLGPENRTVYAAKRKQVEDMLRVAIEDGVQARLFDVVSPKQTARALLGMIQSVATWYRPEGRISPDRIAADYVEIAAHTVGASTGVIEQARARIRELEATPDTRTAPAAAAATPDAGVPAEPEESVVTPLPPSPRRRARAATVTGRSSARRSPA comes from the coding sequence ATGGGAGGGATCGTGCAGGACAACGACGGGACCGCGGGCGACGCCGCAGGGTGGCGGGATTCCATCACCACCCCGCTGAGTCCCATCCTGACCGCGGCGCTCGAGGCGTTCAACGAGAACGGTTACCACGGAACGTCTGTCCGCGACATCGCCGGGCGCGTCGGGGTGACCGTGCCCGTCCTGTACTACTACCACGACAACAAGGAAGGGATCCTGACGGCGCTGCTGGACGCCGGGATCTCGCACGTGAACCTGCTGGCGGCACAGGCTCTCGAGGACGCGGGTACCGATCCGGATGCCCGGTTCCTCACCCTGGTCGAGTGTCTCGTGCTCTACATGAGCACCACCGGCCGGCTGGCGCACCTCGATGCGGAGGTGCGCAGCCTCGGGCCGGAGAACCGCACCGTGTACGCCGCCAAGCGCAAGCAGGTGGAGGACATGCTCCGGGTCGCGATCGAGGACGGCGTGCAGGCAAGGCTTTTCGACGTGGTGTCGCCGAAACAGACGGCACGGGCGCTGCTCGGCATGATCCAGTCGGTCGCCACCTGGTACCGCCCGGAGGGGCGGATCAGCCCGGACCGGATCGCCGCCGACTACGTCGAGATCGCCGCGCACACGGTCGGCGCCTCCACCGGTGTCATCGAGCAGGCGCGGGCCCGGATCCGTGAGCTGGAGGCCACGCCCGACACGCGCACCGCGCCGGCGGCCGCCGCGGCCACACCGGACGCCGGTGTGCCGGCGGAGCCGGAGGAGTCGGTGGTCACCCCGCTCCCCCCGTCGCCCCGCCGGCGGGCCCGGGCGGCGACCGTCACAGGCCGATCGAGCGCCCGACGATCTCCTGCATGA